Proteins from a genomic interval of Elusimicrobiota bacterium:
- a CDS encoding glycosyltransferase family 4 protein — MNKKPKVVLIECVCPHYRVPVFRKLAEKVDLTFFYGKGEKKGALKNASNIEGFKHKELFTFVFKLYTRVFPIRLVWFPFLLLHIFKENPDVIISEGVTNMINTMFIFVYSKIVKSPLIIWDNGRKKGTRAKSILKEIVGPIHTLILKNATAVIGYGSICKEYFIACGVKPEKIFIAQNTIGVERCFAEIEKLINNQQKIDEIRKKYNLSNKKVILYVGALETRKRVENLIVVFNEIKKSMQNISLLIIGDGPEMGHLTNLVKRENISDCLFLGKVIDEVSKYFYISDVFVQPGWSSLALVEAMAYSKPVITVPYGGVEYGIIENNRDGIIIDRDDLVALKSAILKILGNETASKKISKLAFEKVKYFTLDNMVQGILDAIKYSVGGGGEYL, encoded by the coding sequence ATGAATAAGAAACCTAAGGTTGTTTTAATTGAGTGTGTATGTCCGCATTACCGGGTGCCTGTTTTTAGGAAACTGGCTGAAAAAGTGGACTTAACTTTTTTTTATGGAAAAGGTGAAAAAAAAGGTGCATTAAAAAATGCGTCCAATATAGAAGGATTCAAGCATAAAGAGTTGTTTACTTTTGTCTTTAAGTTATATACCAGAGTTTTTCCGATACGCTTGGTATGGTTTCCTTTTTTGCTTTTACATATTTTCAAAGAAAACCCTGATGTAATAATCTCTGAAGGTGTTACAAATATGATAAATACTATGTTTATTTTTGTCTATTCAAAAATCGTCAAGAGCCCGTTAATAATCTGGGATAATGGCAGAAAAAAAGGTACCAGAGCAAAAAGTATTCTCAAAGAAATTGTTGGGCCTATACATACATTGATACTAAAAAATGCAACTGCGGTTATTGGATACGGTTCAATTTGCAAGGAGTATTTTATCGCATGTGGTGTAAAGCCGGAAAAAATATTTATCGCACAGAATACCATTGGTGTAGAAAGATGCTTTGCAGAAATAGAAAAACTGATAAATAACCAGCAAAAAATTGACGAAATTAGAAAAAAATATAATTTATCAAATAAAAAAGTAATTCTCTATGTAGGTGCGCTAGAAACAAGAAAACGGGTTGAAAACTTGATAGTTGTATTTAATGAGATAAAAAAAAGCATGCAAAATATCAGTTTGCTGATTATTGGTGATGGACCTGAAATGGGACACCTGACTAATTTGGTGAAACGCGAGAATATAAGTGATTGTCTTTTTTTGGGTAAAGTAATAGATGAAGTAAGTAAGTATTTCTATATTAGTGATGTTTTTGTTCAGCCGGGTTGGAGCAGTTTAGCATTAGTTGAAGCAATGGCTTATAGCAAACCGGTGATTACTGTTCCATATGGTGGGGTAGAATATGGAATAATTGAAAACAACAGAGATGGAATAATTATTGACCGAGATGATTTAGTAGCGTTAAAATCAGCGATTCTAAAAATTTTGGGAAATGAGACTGCAAGCAAAAAAATAAGTAAACTTGCATTTGAGAAAGTAAAATATTTTACGCTGGATAATATGGTTCAAGGTATTCTTGACGCAATAAAGTATTCAGTGGGTGGCGGGGGGGAGTATCTGTAG